A stretch of the Rhizomicrobium sp. genome encodes the following:
- a CDS encoding DUF3309 family protein, whose translation MLGTILIIVLLLLLFGAWPAWPYSRSWGYYPSGGLGLVLIIILVLVLLGRF comes from the coding sequence ATGCTCGGCACTATTCTCATCATCGTACTGCTGCTGCTTCTGTTCGGTGCTTGGCCGGCTTGGCCCTATAGCCGGAGTTGGGGCTACTACCCCTCCGGCGGACTTGGCCTCGTCCTCATCATCATCCTGGTTCTCGTCCTTTTGGGACGGTTCTAG
- a CDS encoding glycosyltransferase family 2 protein, which yields MPAPACPLELSVVLPTYKERGNVAELVRRLDAALAGIAWEAIFVDDNSPDGTAETAKAIAARDPRVRCLRRVGRRGLAGACIEGILSSSAPFVAVMDADLQHDERALAAMLDKLREGTADLVAASRYIAGGSAESFDKSRGRISRLATTLTRRVLDVPLSDPMSGFFMLRRDRFDAIAERLSPVGFKILLDIVATAGPSLRVAEQSFVFGKREQGESKFNVQIGVEFLGLILAKLTGDLVDPRFIFFALVGAIGLVVHLGVLKIALVAGAQPFAVAQAIATLVALTSNFFLNNELTYRDRRLKGISILLGFIAFCLIGSVGALTNVGLASWLYSEDPVWWVAGAAGAVMGALWNYAMSSLFVWRTR from the coding sequence TTGCCCGCCCCCGCCTGTCCCCTCGAACTGTCCGTCGTCCTCCCCACCTACAAGGAGCGGGGCAATGTCGCCGAGCTGGTGCGCCGGCTCGACGCCGCTTTGGCTGGAATCGCCTGGGAAGCGATCTTCGTCGACGACAATTCGCCCGACGGCACGGCGGAGACCGCCAAGGCCATTGCGGCGCGCGACCCACGGGTGCGCTGCCTGCGCCGGGTCGGACGCCGCGGCCTCGCGGGCGCCTGCATCGAAGGCATCCTGTCCTCCAGCGCGCCTTTCGTGGCGGTGATGGACGCCGATCTCCAGCATGACGAGCGGGCGCTCGCCGCCATGCTGGACAAGCTGCGCGAGGGCACGGCCGACCTCGTCGCCGCCAGCCGCTACATCGCTGGCGGCAGCGCCGAGTCCTTCGACAAGTCGCGCGGGCGCATCAGCCGCCTCGCCACCACCCTGACGCGCAGGGTGCTGGACGTGCCGCTCAGCGATCCGATGAGCGGCTTTTTCATGCTTCGGCGCGACCGGTTCGACGCGATCGCCGAACGGCTGTCGCCGGTCGGGTTCAAGATCTTGCTCGACATCGTCGCGACGGCGGGCCCGTCGCTGCGCGTCGCGGAACAGTCTTTCGTCTTCGGCAAGCGCGAGCAGGGCGAGAGCAAGTTCAACGTCCAGATCGGGGTCGAGTTTCTCGGCCTGATCCTCGCCAAGCTGACCGGCGACCTGGTCGATCCGCGCTTCATCTTCTTCGCGCTGGTCGGCGCCATCGGCCTGGTGGTCCATCTCGGCGTGCTCAAGATCGCGCTGGTCGCCGGGGCGCAGCCTTTCGCCGTCGCGCAGGCCATCGCCACCCTGGTCGCGCTGACCAGCAATTTCTTCCTGAACAACGAGCTCACCTATCGCGATCGCCGCCTCAAGGGCATCTCGATCCTGCTGGGCTTCATCGCCTTCTGCCTCATCGGCAGCGTCGGCGCGCTGACCAATGTCGGCCTCGCGTCCTGGCTCTATTCCGAGGATCCGGTGTGGTGGGTCGCGGGCGCCGCGGGCGCGGTGATGGGGGCGCTGTGGAATTACGCGATGTCCAGCCTGTTCGTCTGGCGCACGCGATGA
- a CDS encoding glycosyltransferase family 39 protein, giving the protein MTRTAQRFLAAIALLTILRAVAAAVLPLSADEAYYWLWSRHLAAGYYDHPPVVAYAIRAGTLLFGATPFGVRFGGILLSVLATVFVWRAAQGLLRGADAGARAALFFNLTLMVSVETLAATPDAPAVAAAAAVLYALAKLDETGKGGWWLAVGAAAGLGLLSKYTAFFLGAGMAVWLLLSPKARRWLFTPWPWAGGALALAIFLPNLLWNAQHGWATFVFQFGRIAGGGFTLRFLFEFLGAQILLASPFIFALAALALAFRARDRDSATFLLAALVFPSALYFLVHSLHDRIQGNWPSFLFPMLAVAATEAFLQPDWSGWTAPVWRVSRRLATPVAAVLLLAVYAQALFGVVPLGRGDPLARLLAVGFDGVAGQVEAAQRANGAAAILTTDYASTAWLAFYLPAPVIPVGEDYRYPDSPVPGAGLLNRPLLYVVERRLDRHTALAASFTQVRPAASFDRLRHGVPIAHYIVYRVEGWRGVPLGREP; this is encoded by the coding sequence ATGACGCGGACGGCGCAGCGCTTCCTCGCGGCGATCGCGCTGCTGACGATTCTGCGCGCCGTCGCCGCCGCGGTCCTGCCGCTCTCGGCGGACGAGGCCTATTACTGGCTGTGGTCGCGCCACCTTGCCGCCGGCTATTACGACCATCCGCCGGTCGTCGCCTATGCGATCCGCGCCGGCACGCTGCTGTTCGGCGCCACGCCTTTCGGCGTGCGCTTCGGCGGCATCCTCCTGTCGGTGCTCGCCACCGTCTTCGTCTGGCGGGCCGCGCAAGGCCTGTTGCGCGGCGCGGATGCCGGCGCCCGCGCCGCGCTGTTCTTCAATCTCACCTTGATGGTCTCGGTCGAGACCCTGGCCGCCACGCCGGACGCGCCCGCGGTCGCGGCTGCGGCCGCCGTGCTGTACGCGCTCGCGAAGCTCGATGAGACGGGCAAGGGCGGGTGGTGGCTGGCCGTGGGGGCCGCTGCGGGCCTCGGCCTGCTGTCCAAATACACCGCCTTCTTCCTCGGCGCCGGCATGGCGGTGTGGCTCCTCCTGTCGCCCAAAGCGCGGCGCTGGCTGTTCACCCCGTGGCCCTGGGCCGGCGGCGCCCTCGCGCTCGCGATCTTCCTGCCGAATCTTCTGTGGAACGCGCAGCATGGCTGGGCGACCTTCGTCTTCCAGTTCGGCCGGATCGCGGGCGGCGGCTTCACCCTGCGCTTCCTGTTCGAATTCCTCGGCGCCCAGATCCTGCTGGCCTCGCCCTTCATCTTCGCGCTGGCGGCGCTCGCGCTGGCGTTTCGCGCCCGCGACCGCGACAGCGCCACCTTCCTGCTGGCCGCGCTCGTCTTCCCGTCGGCGCTCTATTTCCTCGTCCATTCCCTGCACGATCGCATCCAGGGCAATTGGCCGTCCTTTCTCTTTCCCATGCTGGCCGTGGCCGCCACCGAGGCCTTTCTCCAGCCCGACTGGTCCGGCTGGACGGCGCCGGTCTGGCGCGTGTCGCGCCGGCTGGCGACGCCCGTCGCGGCGGTGCTGCTGCTGGCCGTCTATGCGCAGGCGTTGTTCGGTGTCGTTCCGCTGGGGCGTGGCGATCCCCTGGCGCGGCTTCTCGCGGTCGGGTTCGACGGGGTGGCCGGCCAGGTCGAAGCGGCGCAGCGCGCGAATGGCGCGGCGGCGATTCTCACCACGGATTATGCTTCGACCGCCTGGCTCGCCTTTTATCTCCCCGCACCGGTGATTCCGGTGGGCGAGGATTATCGCTATCCCGACTCACCGGTGCCCGGTGCAGGATTGTTGAACCGGCCCTTGTTGTATGTGGTGGAGCGGCGCCTCGACCGGCACACGGCGCTTGCCGCGAGCTTCACGCAGGTGCGCCCGGCTGCGTCCTTCGACCGGCTCCGTCACGGCGTGCCGATCGCGCACTACATCGTTTATCGGGTCGAGGGATGGCGCGGCGTGCCACTGGGACGCGAGCCGTAA
- a CDS encoding DUF1328 family protein encodes MLGYALMFLLLALVAGYLGFFGLAGLAAVIAKVLLIVFVVLLIVSAFSGALRGRPPV; translated from the coding sequence ATGCTCGGATACGCCCTGATGTTTCTCCTGCTGGCCCTGGTGGCCGGCTATCTCGGATTCTTCGGATTGGCCGGACTCGCGGCCGTCATCGCGAAGGTCCTGCTGATCGTCTTCGTGGTGCTGCTGATCGTCAGTGCCTTCTCCGGCGCGCTGCGCGGCCGGCCGCCGGTCTGA